A region of Rhodospirillales bacterium DNA encodes the following proteins:
- a CDS encoding peptide ABC transporter substrate-binding protein gives MRKPIRAAALAAAFVAASAAASAQKPGGTLKIQLMDTPPSPSIHEEATVSVAVPFMALYNNLVMYDQQVARNTMQSIVPDLATSWTTSADGKKVVFKLRPGVKWHDGKPFTAQDVRCTFETLLGTTEPKLRRNPRGAWYSNVEKVTADSELEATFHLKHPQPSLLALLASGYTPVYPCHVPLAQMRRQPIGTGPFKLVEFRMNEGVKLARNAAYWKPGRPYLDAIEYTILPDRSTRMLSFVSGQFDMTFPSDVTVPLLKNIRRDAPHAQCTMRPSGVSANLIINRDAPPFDDARIRRALALTLDRKAFVDILSEGHDRIGGTMLPPPEGVWGMPPEMLKELPGYGDVEKSREAARDLMKQAGYGADKRLKIKVSTRNIAAFRDPAVILIDHLRHIFVDGELEIVDTAVYYNRMFKKDYVVALNLTGSAVDDPDQHFFENYACGSARNYNNFCDAGITAAMAAQSRELDFEKRRKMVWDIDRRLQEDGARPIIVHGVAAGCWQPHVKGLTMMVNSIYNGWRFEDIWLDK, from the coding sequence ATGCGCAAGCCCATCCGCGCGGCCGCGCTCGCCGCCGCCTTCGTCGCCGCGAGCGCCGCCGCCTCGGCGCAGAAGCCCGGCGGCACGCTCAAGATCCAGCTGATGGACACGCCGCCCAGCCCCTCGATCCACGAGGAGGCCACGGTCAGCGTCGCCGTGCCGTTCATGGCGCTGTACAACAACCTCGTGATGTACGACCAGCAGGTCGCGCGCAACACGATGCAGTCGATCGTGCCCGACCTCGCGACGTCCTGGACGACCAGCGCCGACGGCAAGAAGGTCGTCTTCAAGCTGCGGCCGGGCGTGAAGTGGCACGACGGCAAGCCGTTCACCGCGCAGGACGTGCGCTGCACCTTCGAGACGCTGCTGGGCACCACCGAGCCCAAGCTGCGGCGCAACCCGCGCGGCGCCTGGTACTCCAACGTCGAGAAGGTGACCGCCGATTCCGAGCTCGAGGCGACGTTCCACCTCAAGCATCCGCAGCCCTCGCTGCTGGCGCTGCTGGCGTCGGGCTACACGCCGGTCTACCCCTGCCACGTGCCGCTCGCGCAGATGCGGCGACAGCCGATCGGCACCGGGCCCTTCAAGCTCGTCGAGTTCCGGATGAACGAGGGCGTCAAGCTGGCGAGGAACGCGGCGTACTGGAAGCCGGGCCGGCCCTACCTCGACGCCATCGAGTACACGATCCTGCCGGACCGCTCGACGCGCATGCTGTCCTTCGTGTCGGGGCAGTTCGACATGACCTTCCCCAGCGACGTCACCGTGCCGTTGCTCAAGAACATCCGCCGGGACGCGCCCCACGCGCAGTGCACGATGCGGCCGTCCGGCGTCAGCGCCAACCTGATCATCAACCGCGACGCGCCGCCGTTCGACGACGCCCGCATCCGCCGCGCGCTCGCCCTGACGCTCGACCGCAAGGCGTTCGTCGACATCCTGTCGGAGGGCCACGACCGGATCGGCGGCACGATGCTGCCGCCGCCGGAGGGCGTCTGGGGGATGCCGCCGGAGATGCTGAAGGAGCTGCCGGGCTACGGCGACGTCGAGAAGTCCCGCGAGGCGGCGCGCGACCTGATGAAGCAGGCCGGCTACGGCGCCGACAAACGGCTGAAGATCAAGGTCAGCACCCGCAACATCGCCGCCTTCCGCGATCCGGCCGTGATCCTGATCGACCATCTGCGGCACATCTTCGTCGACGGCGAGCTCGAGATCGTCGACACCGCCGTCTACTACAACCGCATGTTCAAGAAGGACTACGTCGTGGCGTTGAACCTGACCGGCAGCGCGGTCGACGACCCCGACCAGCACTTCTTCGAGAACTACGCCTGCGGCTCGGCGCGCAACTACAACAATTTCTGCGACGCGGGGATCACGGCGGCGATGGCGGCGCAGTCGCGCGAGCTCGATTTCGAGAAGCGCAGGAAGATGGTGTGGGACATCGACCGCAGGCTGCAGGAGGACGGCGCCCGGCCGATCATCGTGCACGGCGTCGCGGCCGGATGCTGGCAGCCGCACGTCAAGGGTCTGACCATGATGGTCAACAGCATCTACAACGGCTGGCGCTTCGAGGACATCTGGCTCGACAAGTAG
- a CDS encoding VOC family protein, with product MDGSNPVAPERAVTPRGINHLVLNVRNIEESHRFWTEMLGFRQVGQLKPTPQRPEPPKMRFYSGDQDGHTHHHDIALVENASLPEPPKEWSMFGMPTAVNHVAITLPDRESWLRQLAFLQSRGVKFERRVDHGMTHSLYIRDPNGYGVELLYELPKEVWAGDIDGALNYARTLPTEGAAALEDEGDKVPVFGKT from the coding sequence ATGGACGGAAGCAACCCGGTCGCGCCGGAGCGGGCGGTGACGCCGCGCGGTATCAACCACCTCGTGCTCAACGTGCGGAACATCGAGGAGTCGCACCGGTTCTGGACCGAGATGCTGGGCTTCCGGCAGGTCGGCCAGCTCAAGCCGACGCCGCAGCGGCCGGAGCCGCCGAAGATGCGCTTCTACAGCGGCGACCAGGATGGCCACACGCACCACCACGACATCGCGCTGGTCGAGAACGCGTCGCTGCCGGAGCCGCCCAAGGAATGGAGCATGTTCGGCATGCCGACGGCGGTGAACCACGTCGCCATCACGCTGCCGGACCGCGAATCGTGGCTGCGGCAGCTCGCCTTCCTGCAGTCGCGCGGCGTCAAGTTCGAGCGCCGCGTCGACCACGGCATGACCCACAGCCTCTACATCCGCGACCCCAACGGTTACGGCGTCGAGCTGCTGTACGAGCTGCCCAAGGAGGTCTGGGCGGGCGACATCGACGGCGCGCTGAACTACGCGCGCACGCTGCCGACCGAGGGCGCCGCCGCCCTAGAGGACGAGGGCGACAAGGTGCCGGTGTTCGGCAAGACCTGA
- a CDS encoding enoyl-CoA hydratase/isomerase family protein — protein sequence MSDVVKVEREGPVTVFTINRPDKGNAISRAVALDMQAAFREFDADDAQHAAVITGAGDKNFSAGADVTDLPELWRCIPTLGITTEKPVIAATSGWCVGGAMVMVAMADLCIASESTKFYYPEAKLGFSGGIISGLAGRIPHKIAMEIVMMCRPMEARRAYEVGLVNRVVPVGKQVEEAVAWGTELAGFAPLVLKTIKRFVTKSVLPQGPSERMAHAMVDLERVNKGEDAAEGARAFKEKRPPKFKGR from the coding sequence ATGTCAGACGTCGTCAAGGTCGAACGCGAGGGTCCGGTCACCGTCTTCACCATCAACCGGCCCGACAAGGGCAACGCCATCAGCCGCGCCGTGGCGCTCGACATGCAGGCGGCGTTCCGCGAGTTCGACGCCGACGACGCCCAGCACGCCGCCGTGATCACCGGCGCGGGCGACAAGAACTTCTCGGCCGGCGCCGACGTCACCGACCTGCCGGAGCTGTGGCGCTGCATTCCGACGCTGGGCATCACCACCGAGAAGCCGGTGATCGCGGCGACCTCGGGCTGGTGCGTCGGCGGCGCCATGGTGATGGTGGCGATGGCCGATCTCTGCATCGCCAGCGAATCGACGAAGTTCTACTACCCCGAGGCCAAGCTCGGCTTCAGCGGCGGCATCATCTCCGGCCTCGCCGGCCGCATCCCGCACAAGATCGCGATGGAGATCGTGATGATGTGCCGGCCGATGGAGGCGCGGCGCGCCTACGAGGTGGGCTTGGTGAACCGCGTCGTGCCGGTCGGCAAACAGGTCGAGGAGGCGGTCGCCTGGGGCACCGAGCTGGCGGGCTTCGCGCCGCTGGTGCTGAAGACCATCAAGCGGTTCGTGACGAAATCCGTGCTGCCGCAGGGCCCGTCCGAGCGCATGGCGCACGCCATGGTCGACCTCGAGCGCGTCAACAAGGGCGAGGACGCCGCCGAGGGGGCCCGCGCCTTCAAGGAGAAGCGGCCGCCCAAGTTCAAGGGCCGCTGA
- a CDS encoding tripartite tricarboxylate transporter substrate binding protein, whose protein sequence is MRRRAVVTGLAAAGLAAPSIVGAQGDWPNKPVRIVIAYPPGGPTDLATRITLDKVATALGQPFIFDNKGGASGAIGAEFVKNQAPDGYTFLGMTIAMVAITPHLQPLPYHPEKDFAHVARMATSMGALATHPSMPFDDVAGLVAYAKANPGKVNWGSSGMATITHLYGEMLKLEAGINITHVPYKGSAQALQDLLAGQVQLQFDQLTLPHIKAGKLKGLASLSDTRWHGMPQMRTLREQGYGKNGADSWYGLMAPAGTPRPIVDKFAKAIGESLANPDTIAKLDQAGQRATFLDPDAMKARIAVESAAFADVIKRGNIKV, encoded by the coding sequence ATGCGCAGGAGAGCGGTGGTCACGGGACTGGCTGCGGCGGGTCTTGCCGCGCCCTCCATCGTCGGCGCGCAGGGCGACTGGCCCAACAAGCCGGTGCGGATCGTCATCGCCTATCCGCCGGGCGGACCGACCGACCTCGCGACCCGCATCACGCTCGACAAGGTCGCGACGGCGCTGGGCCAGCCCTTCATCTTCGACAACAAGGGCGGCGCCAGCGGCGCGATCGGCGCGGAGTTCGTCAAGAACCAGGCGCCCGACGGCTACACTTTCCTCGGCATGACCATCGCCATGGTGGCGATCACGCCGCATCTGCAGCCGCTGCCCTACCACCCCGAGAAGGACTTCGCGCACGTCGCCCGCATGGCGACGTCGATGGGCGCGCTGGCGACGCATCCCTCGATGCCGTTCGATGACGTCGCCGGCCTGGTGGCCTACGCCAAGGCCAATCCCGGCAAGGTCAACTGGGGCTCGTCGGGGATGGCGACGATCACGCACCTCTACGGCGAGATGCTGAAGCTCGAGGCCGGCATCAACATCACGCACGTCCCGTACAAGGGCAGCGCCCAGGCGCTGCAGGACCTGCTGGCGGGGCAGGTGCAGCTGCAGTTCGACCAGCTCACGCTGCCGCACATCAAGGCGGGCAAGCTCAAGGGGCTGGCCTCGCTCAGCGACACGCGCTGGCACGGCATGCCGCAGATGAGGACGCTGCGCGAGCAGGGCTACGGCAAGAATGGCGCCGATAGCTGGTACGGGCTGATGGCGCCGGCCGGCACGCCGCGCCCGATCGTCGACAAGTTCGCCAAGGCGATCGGCGAGTCGCTGGCCAATCCGGACACGATAGCCAAGCTCGACCAGGCCGGGCAGCGCGCCACCTTCCTCGACCCCGACGCGATGAAGGCGCGCATCGCGGTCGAGAGCGCGGCCTTCGCCGACGTGATCAAGAGGGGCAACATCAAGGTCTAG
- a CDS encoding RraA family protein: protein MLDDPPLLTIRESFTRPDPAKVAALRGAQTGHLVDCMEGRGALDYRVKPVDPANAAFCGVAVTAFAYPADNLAVFGAMEQARDGDVIVCANDGFTRTAVIGDLVCGMMRNKGVAAFVTDGLVRDVAGIIPTGLPTFGAGVSPNSPARNGPGTVNLPVTIGGVPVSPGDVVVGDADGVVVVPRGMLDIVAERLAAVRTAEAAAEARVKAGATSTPAAERLLKSDRVKRI, encoded by the coding sequence GTGCTCGACGATCCGCCGCTGCTGACGATCCGCGAGAGTTTCACGCGGCCCGACCCCGCCAAGGTCGCGGCGCTGCGGGGCGCCCAGACGGGCCATCTGGTCGACTGCATGGAGGGCCGCGGCGCCCTCGACTACCGCGTGAAGCCTGTCGATCCCGCGAACGCCGCGTTCTGCGGCGTCGCTGTCACGGCCTTCGCCTACCCCGCCGACAATCTCGCGGTGTTCGGCGCGATGGAGCAGGCGCGCGACGGCGACGTGATCGTCTGCGCCAACGACGGCTTCACCCGCACGGCCGTGATCGGCGACCTGGTCTGCGGCATGATGCGTAACAAGGGCGTCGCCGCCTTCGTCACCGACGGCCTCGTGCGCGACGTGGCCGGCATCATTCCGACCGGCCTGCCGACCTTCGGCGCCGGCGTGTCGCCCAATTCGCCGGCCCGCAACGGGCCGGGCACCGTCAACCTGCCGGTGACCATCGGCGGCGTGCCGGTGTCGCCCGGCGACGTGGTGGTGGGCGACGCCGACGGCGTGGTGGTCGTGCCGCGCGGCATGCTCGACATCGTCGCCGAGCGCCTGGCGGCGGTGCGGACCGCCGAGGCCGCCGCCGAGGCCCGCGTCAAGGCCGGCGCCACCTCGACGCCGGCGGCCGAGCGGCTGCTGAAATCCGACCGCGTGAAGCGGATATGA
- a CDS encoding MgtC/SapB family protein, with translation MTITAAQALGFAVALGVGLLVGVERERRKGVGPDRAVAGVRTFTIAALLGAACATVDGDWLVAAATLGVALLTAAAYRRARAGDPGLTTEIALILMPPLGALAMRAPALAAGLGVAVAILLAARDVMHDFVRGALSEREIADGLALGAAALIVLPLMPDAGIGPWAAFNPRVVWTIVVLVMAVGAVGHVALRALGPRTGLPLAGLVSGFVSSTATIGAMGVRAAREPAIARPAIAAAVLSTVATVAQLALVLTALDRATLRTLAPSLVGAGLAALAYGAVFTLRALAAPAGGDTATGRAFEPRAAVALALVVAAVLFGAAALNDLYGARGALVAAAIAGLVDAHAAAASVATLAADGKLPADAAALAILAGFTANTAAKLVVAFAAGGARFAGAIAPGLALVAAAAWAGFFLAPRLAPWL, from the coding sequence GTGACGATCACCGCCGCGCAGGCCTTGGGATTCGCGGTCGCGCTCGGTGTCGGGCTGCTGGTCGGCGTCGAGCGCGAACGCCGCAAGGGCGTCGGCCCCGACCGCGCCGTCGCCGGCGTGAGGACCTTCACGATCGCCGCGCTGCTCGGCGCCGCCTGCGCGACCGTCGACGGCGACTGGCTGGTGGCGGCGGCGACGCTCGGCGTCGCGCTGCTCACGGCGGCCGCCTACCGGCGCGCCCGCGCCGGGGATCCCGGTCTCACCACGGAGATCGCGCTGATCCTGATGCCGCCGCTCGGCGCGCTGGCCATGCGCGCGCCGGCGCTGGCCGCCGGCCTCGGCGTCGCCGTCGCCATCCTGCTGGCGGCGCGCGACGTCATGCACGACTTCGTGCGCGGCGCGCTGAGCGAGCGCGAGATCGCCGACGGCCTGGCGCTCGGCGCCGCCGCGTTGATCGTGCTGCCGCTCATGCCCGACGCCGGCATCGGGCCGTGGGCGGCGTTCAATCCGCGGGTGGTCTGGACCATCGTCGTGCTCGTGATGGCGGTCGGCGCGGTCGGCCACGTCGCGCTGCGCGCGCTCGGGCCCCGGACGGGCCTGCCGCTGGCCGGCCTGGTCTCCGGATTCGTGTCCAGCACCGCGACGATCGGCGCGATGGGCGTCCGCGCCGCGCGCGAACCCGCCATCGCGCGGCCCGCCATCGCCGCCGCCGTGCTGTCGACGGTCGCGACCGTGGCGCAGCTGGCGCTGGTGCTGACGGCGCTCGACCGGGCGACGCTACGGACGCTGGCGCCGTCGCTGGTCGGCGCCGGCCTCGCCGCGCTGGCGTACGGCGCGGTCTTCACGCTGCGCGCGTTGGCGGCGCCGGCCGGCGGCGACACCGCGACCGGCCGCGCCTTCGAACCGCGCGCCGCGGTCGCGCTCGCCCTGGTCGTCGCGGCGGTGCTGTTCGGCGCGGCGGCCTTGAACGACCTCTACGGCGCGCGCGGCGCGCTCGTGGCGGCGGCCATAGCGGGCCTCGTCGACGCGCACGCCGCCGCCGCCTCCGTCGCGACGCTGGCCGCCGACGGCAAGCTGCCGGCGGACGCCGCGGCCCTCGCGATCCTCGCCGGTTTCACGGCCAACACCGCGGCGAAGCTGGTGGTGGCGTTCGCCGCCGGCGGCGCGCGCTTCGCCGGCGCCATCGCGCCGGGTCTGGCGCTGGTGGCCGCCGCCGCGTGGGCCGGGTTCTTCCTCGCGCCACGCCTCGCGCCCTGGCTTTGA
- a CDS encoding NAD(P)H-dependent oxidoreductase yields MSATRLLRLDCSPKGPEAWSWRAADALEARLRAGGGGLAVTRRDLGRAPPGFVDQAFTKAMPAHRTAESARGVAALAESEALIAELEATDALLISTPMHNYTVPACLKAWIDQVVRAGRSFTIEPGGKVGTLRDRPSYVVVASGGYYTGERARQPDFLTSYLREILATIGLRDTRFVRLEGVTRGEDAAAEAWAGALREIEAALA; encoded by the coding sequence ATGAGCGCCACACGGCTTTTGCGTCTGGATTGCAGCCCCAAGGGACCGGAGGCATGGAGCTGGCGCGCCGCCGACGCGCTCGAGGCGCGGCTGCGCGCGGGCGGCGGCGGACTGGCCGTCACCCGTCGCGATCTCGGCCGCGCGCCGCCGGGCTTCGTCGACCAGGCGTTCACGAAGGCCATGCCGGCGCACCGCACCGCCGAGAGCGCGCGCGGCGTCGCGGCGCTCGCGGAGTCCGAGGCGTTGATCGCCGAGCTCGAGGCGACCGACGCGTTGCTGATCTCCACGCCGATGCACAACTACACGGTGCCGGCGTGCCTGAAGGCGTGGATCGACCAGGTCGTGCGCGCCGGCCGCAGCTTCACGATCGAGCCGGGCGGCAAGGTCGGCACGCTGCGCGACCGGCCGAGCTACGTCGTCGTCGCGTCGGGCGGCTACTACACCGGCGAGCGCGCGCGGCAGCCCGACTTCCTGACGTCCTACCTGCGCGAGATCCTCGCGACGATCGGCCTGCGCGACACGCGCTTCGTCCGGCTGGAGGGCGTCACCCGCGGCGAGGACGCCGCCGCCGAGGCTTGGGCCGGCGCGCTGCGCGAGATCGAGGCGGCGCTGGCCTGA
- a CDS encoding acyl-CoA dehydrogenase family protein, with protein MDFSPTERELDLQKRTRDFVRDVVIPCERDPRQSPHGPSDALRRELNAKARAAGLLSPQCAPEFGGLGLSHRERAIVFEEAGYSLLGPIALHCMAPDEGNMHMLEAVASEAHKRRWLRPLAAGDIRSCFAMTEPPPGAGSDPGAMNTLAVRDGDHYVINGTKWLITGADGAGMMIIMARTMDAGVDLGATIFLVDLPSKGVVTERVIDTIEESMTGGHAVIRFEDLRVHKDDVLGEVGRGFRYAQVRLAPARLTHCMRWLGAARRAHDIAVDYANRRKAFGRTLIEHEGVGFQLADNEIDLHLSRLAVWHCAWVLDQGRSARVESSVAKVAVSEALYRVADRCVQVLGGLGVTGDTPVERIFREIRAFRIYDGPSEVHRWSLARGLATKPA; from the coding sequence ATCGATTTCAGCCCCACCGAGCGCGAGCTCGACCTCCAGAAGCGCACGCGCGACTTCGTGCGCGACGTCGTGATCCCCTGCGAGCGCGATCCGCGGCAGTCGCCGCACGGACCGAGCGACGCGCTGCGGCGGGAGCTGAACGCCAAGGCGCGCGCCGCCGGGCTGTTGTCGCCGCAATGCGCGCCGGAGTTCGGCGGACTCGGGCTGAGCCACCGCGAGCGCGCGATCGTGTTCGAGGAGGCCGGCTACTCGCTGCTCGGCCCGATCGCGCTGCACTGCATGGCGCCGGACGAGGGCAACATGCACATGCTCGAGGCGGTGGCGAGCGAGGCGCACAAGCGGCGCTGGCTCAGGCCGCTGGCCGCCGGCGACATCCGCTCCTGCTTCGCCATGACCGAACCGCCGCCCGGCGCCGGCTCCGATCCCGGCGCGATGAACACGCTGGCGGTGCGCGACGGCGACCACTACGTGATCAACGGCACGAAGTGGCTGATCACCGGCGCCGACGGCGCCGGCATGATGATCATCATGGCGCGCACGATGGACGCCGGCGTCGACCTCGGCGCCACCATCTTCCTCGTCGACCTGCCGTCGAAGGGCGTCGTCACGGAGCGCGTCATCGACACGATCGAGGAGTCGATGACCGGCGGCCACGCCGTGATCCGCTTCGAGGACCTGCGCGTGCACAAGGACGACGTGCTGGGCGAGGTCGGCCGCGGCTTCCGCTACGCCCAGGTGCGGCTGGCGCCGGCGCGGCTGACGCACTGCATGCGCTGGCTCGGCGCCGCCAGGCGGGCGCACGACATCGCCGTGGACTACGCCAACCGCCGCAAGGCGTTCGGCAGGACCCTGATCGAGCACGAGGGCGTCGGCTTCCAGCTCGCCGACAACGAGATCGACCTGCACCTCTCGCGGCTGGCGGTGTGGCATTGCGCCTGGGTGCTGGACCAGGGCCGCAGCGCGCGCGTCGAATCGAGCGTCGCCAAGGTCGCGGTGTCGGAGGCCCTGTACCGCGTCGCCGACCGCTGCGTGCAGGTGCTGGGCGGGCTGGGCGTCACCGGCGACACGCCGGTCGAGCGCATCTTCCGCGAGATCCGCGCCTTCCGGATCTACGACGGCCCGTCCGAGGTCCACCGCTGGAGCCTGGCCCGCGGGCTGGCGACCAAGCCGGCGTGA
- a CDS encoding histidine phosphatase family protein: MATSSIVLIRHGESTFNDLYARTGIDPGLIDAPLSPKGESQVAAARAAAARLDAELVVTSPFTRAIQTARGLFGADRPLLIETLHRERVTASCDIGRSPAALATDFPDLAFDHLDDPWWHAHDVDERGQPVEPLEAVEARVAAFRAWLRGRPERRIAVVGHSAFFYHLTGQRFANCQMLAFAP; encoded by the coding sequence ATGGCGACATCCTCCATCGTGCTGATCCGGCACGGCGAATCGACCTTCAACGACCTCTACGCTCGCACCGGCATCGATCCGGGGTTGATCGACGCGCCGCTGTCGCCCAAGGGCGAGAGCCAGGTCGCCGCCGCCCGCGCCGCCGCCGCGCGTCTCGACGCCGAGCTGGTGGTGACCTCGCCCTTCACCCGCGCCATACAGACCGCCCGCGGCCTGTTCGGGGCGGACCGGCCGTTGCTGATCGAGACGCTGCACCGCGAGCGGGTCACCGCCAGCTGCGACATCGGCCGCTCGCCGGCGGCGCTGGCGACGGATTTCCCCGACCTCGCCTTCGACCATCTCGACGACCCGTGGTGGCACGCCCACGATGTCGACGAGCGCGGCCAGCCGGTCGAGCCGCTGGAGGCGGTCGAGGCGCGCGTGGCGGCGTTCCGCGCCTGGTTGCGCGGCCGGCCGGAGCGGCGCATCGCCGTGGTCGGGCACAGCGCGTTCTTCTACCACCTGACCGGCCAGCGCTTCGCCAACTGCCAGATGCTGGCCTTCGCGCCGTAG
- a CDS encoding DUF1028 domain-containing protein produces the protein MTWSIIARDPATGCLGIAVATRFFAVGGRVPFIRSGVGAVATQALVNPLYGPRGLRLLEDGIAADEVVRLLAAADAGREHRQLHVMDRDGRSAARTGAECVAWCGHVIGDGFSIAGNMLAGPAVVEETARAYIEGLAALPFARRLVTALVAGEAAGGDKRGRQSAALLIHGVEEYSDLDLRVDDHVDPLAELARLEAVSRQRWTHFRKFLPGRDSPAGITDRAAIDAGIAASIAAEESR, from the coding sequence ATGACCTGGTCGATCATCGCGCGCGATCCCGCCACGGGATGCCTCGGCATCGCCGTCGCGACGAGGTTCTTCGCGGTCGGCGGCCGCGTGCCGTTCATCAGGAGCGGCGTCGGCGCCGTGGCGACACAGGCGCTGGTCAATCCGCTCTACGGACCGCGCGGGCTGCGCCTGCTCGAAGACGGGATCGCGGCCGACGAGGTCGTGCGGCTGCTGGCCGCCGCCGACGCGGGCCGCGAGCACCGCCAGCTCCACGTGATGGACCGCGACGGCCGCTCGGCGGCGCGCACGGGGGCCGAATGCGTGGCGTGGTGCGGGCATGTGATCGGCGACGGCTTCTCGATCGCCGGCAACATGCTGGCCGGGCCGGCGGTGGTCGAGGAGACGGCGCGCGCCTACATCGAAGGCCTCGCCGCGCTGCCGTTCGCGCGCCGGCTGGTCACCGCGCTCGTGGCCGGCGAGGCGGCGGGCGGCGACAAGCGCGGCCGGCAGTCGGCGGCGCTGCTGATCCACGGCGTCGAGGAATATTCCGACCTCGATCTGCGGGTCGACGACCACGTCGATCCGCTGGCCGAGCTGGCGCGGCTGGAGGCGGTCAGCCGCCAGCGCTGGACGCATTTCCGCAAATTCCTGCCGGGACGGGACAGCCCCGCCGGCATCACCGACCGCGCCGCGATCGACGCCGGCATCGCCGCCTCGATCGCCGCCGAGGAGAGTCGGTGA